TGGAAGACTTCTTAACATTTTATCTTGAATTTCAATAGGCATTGATGTTGAAAAACCTTGAACATAAAAAGTATCAAGTTCTTTTGCTTCTGGTTCCAAAAATATTTGATGTCTTTCTTTTAAATTAAATCTAACAATTTTATCTTCAAAACTTGGACAATACCTTGGACCAACTGACTCAATTTCACCCGAATACATTGCAGATTTACTCAAATTATCTTCAATTATTTTTTTAGTTTCTAATGTTGAATGAATTAAATAACAAACCTCTTGTTTTTCAATTGGAGTAAATTTTGATGTTGAAAAAGAAAAAGCTAATTTATCATCAGTTCCAGGTTCAATAGATGCTTTTCTTAAATCAATTGAGCTTTTTTTTACCCTTGGAGGAGTTCCTGTTTTGAATCTAAAAGTTTTTAAATTTAATTTTTGAAAAGTTTTACTAAGTGATTTGGTCGTTATTTCTCCATTTGGGCCACTTTCAAATTTTTCTTGTCCTCTGTGAATCAAACTTGAAAGATAAGTTCCTGTTGTCAAAACAACAGCAAAACAATTTATTATTAAACCACTTTCCAATAAAACACCTTTAATTTTGTTTTTATCATCTAATAAAATATCTTTCACAATGTCAACAACAAGCTGAAGATTTTTTTGACTTTTAATCTTACTTTGCATATATTTTGAATATTCAATTTTATCCGATTGTGCTCTTAAAGCTCAAATACCGGGTCCTCTTGAAGAATTTAATAATTTTATTTGTAGTGCAGTTGCATCTGCTGCTTTTGCCATTTCCCCACCGAGTGCATCAATTTCTCTTACAACTATACCTTTAGCTGGTCCTCCAATTGAAGGATTACAGGGCATTGTTGCTATTTTATCCTCATATAAGTTTATTAATATAGTTTTTTTACCCATTCTAGCTGATGCAAGAGCTGCTTCAACACCAGCATGACCAGCACCAACTACTACAATATCAGCTCACATAAAAGCACGCCTTTCTATATATTATTTTATTCTTTCAAATAAAATTAATTTATCAGTTATTTTTCTAAATTTTAATTCTTTAAATAAAGATTTAAAATTTACTTCATCAGGTTTTAAACCCATTTGCATAATCATTTTTGAATATGATTTAACTAAAATTGGCTTTAATAAATAAGAAATAATAATAATGTTTCTTTGCAAAATTGAAAGTACTTTTGCAAGTTCCTCAATTTTATTTTCCTTTTCTAAATTTCAAGGTTTTGAGTCTTCAATAAATTTATTTAATTCTTGTGAAAATTTTAATACTACAGAAATTGCTTCTGAAAAATTATATTTATTCATCAAATCTTTATATTCATCAATAACTTCGAATCCATTTTTAGTTAATTTTTCTTTTGAAATATCAATAACTGGTAATAATCCATCAAAATATTTAATTATCATATTTGAAACTCTTGAAATTAAATTACCAACATTATTTGCAAGATTATTATTAAATGATTCAATAAATAATTCTTCTGAAAAATTACCATCTTTATCTGTTGGTAAATTATTTATAATATAAAATCTTAATGCATCACTTGAAAAATTATTTATTATTTCCAATGGATCAATCACATTTCCAATAGACTTTGACATTTTTTTGGAACTACTTAAAATTCAACCATGAGATAAAATTTTATCTGGCATTCTTAAATTTAAAGAATTTAAAATAACAGGTCAGTAAATTGAGTGAAATCTTGTTATTTCTTTTCCAATTATTTGTAAAATTTCAGTATCTTTTGCTCAAAATTTTTTAAATAATTCATCATCTTTTGTTTTATAACCAAGTGCAGTAATATAATTTGAAAGTGCATCAATTCATACATAAATTACATGCCTTTTATTTTCATTTATTGGAATTCCTCAATCAAAATTCACTCTTGTTACCGAAAGGTCTTCTAAATCATTATTAATAAAATTATTTAACATTTCTTTTTTTCTAGTTTCTGGCTCTAAAAAATTTGATTCAAATAATTTTTGTAAATATTTTTGGAATTTTGAAACTCTTAACATATATGTTTCTTCTGAAAAATCAATTGCTACATTTTGACACACGTCATGAATAAAAAAATCATCCATTTGCTCTGATGTTAGAAATTCTTCACAACTAATACAATATTTCCCTTTGTATTTTGATAAAAAAATTAAATCTTTTTCCACTAATTCACTAAAAATTTTTTGTACTGCTTCAATATGATCATCATCTGTTGTTCTTATAAATCTATCATAACTAATATCTAAAAGATTTCAAAGGTTTTTAAAAGATTCTATTATTGGATCAACATATTCTTTAGGACTTAAATTATTTTCTTTTGCTTTTTGTTGAATTTTTTGTCCATGTTCATCTGAACCTGTTAGAAAAAAAACATCATATCCATCTTCCTTTTTAAACCTAGCAATAACATCCGCAAGAGTTGTTGTATAAGCATGCCCAATATGCAATTTTCCACTTGGATAATAAATTGGAGTTGTAACAAAAAAATTTTTTTTCATACTTAATCCTCTTTAATAACTAAACTATAGATTCCTTTAAGTCCTCTATAACTTTCTTTATAAGTTAGTCCATAGCCAACTACAAAATTATCATCAATTTTAAAAAGTGTTGTATAATCTTCACTAAATTCTCGTGTTTTTGAGTTTTTTTCAATTAAAGTTAAAATTTTTATATCCTTTGGTTCTTCCTCTTTTACTAAATTGTATAACCGAGATAAAGAATTACCATTAAATAAAATATCATTAACAATTAAAACATTTTTATCCTTAAGTGTTGTTTTTAATCCCAAATCAATTTTAACTCTCTTATCTTTTTCTTCATGAATTGGAGTTGTAACAAATTGAATAGTTACATCAATTGGCAATTCTCTAATCAAATCTGCAATAAAAATAAATGAACTTGATAAATCTGCTACAATTGTTAATTGCTCATTTTCATATAATTTTGCAAAATCTGCTGCTGCTTTAACAATTGCAGCCTTTATTTCCTCTTCTGTTACTAAAGTTACTAATTTTTGTGTGTCCATTATTTTGTCATTACCTTTCTAAACATTTTATCTATATTTCTTGTAAAAATACTCAAATTAAATAAATTATTTAATTCATTTTCTGAAGAAATAAATTTTAAAATTCCCTTTTCTAAAAGAATTTCTTTAAATTCTTTATTTGTTTTTTGACATTCTAAAGTGCATTCTTGAATAAAATCATAAATTTCTTCTCTTGAAAAATCATATTTTATAAGTATATAAGTTAATATTCTTTGACTAAAAAATATTCCTTTTTGCTCTGAAATATGTCTAGTAATATTCTCATGATTTATAACTAAATCATCTATAGTGTTTGTCATTCTTTTTATTACATATACTATTATATTATAAATATCTGGTAATATTAATCTTTCATTAGAACTATGTGAAATATCTCTCTCATGTCATAAAATATTATTTTCAAAAGCAGTTGTTACAAATGATCTTACATATCTTGCAAGACCACAAATATTTTCAGAGCTTATAGGATTTTTTTTATGAGGCATTGAACTTGAACCTTTTTGTTTTTTATCAAAACCTTCACAAATTTCTTGAACTTCACTTCTTTGGAAATGCCTAATTTCAGTAGCCATTTTTTCTAATGTTGTTGCAATATTTGCTATTATTGAAACTAAAAAAGCATGTCTATCCCTTTGAGTTACTTGTGTGGATATGTTATCAATACCTAAGTTTAAATTTTTAGCAACTTTTTCTTCAATCTCAATTTCTAAATTTGCATAGTTTCCCATTGACCCAGAAATTTTTGCAACTTCAATTTGTTTTCTTGCTAAATTAAATCTTTCTAACTGACGATTAATTTCATCAAATCATAATAAGAATTTTAATCCTAAAGAGGTTGGTTCACCATACATACCATGAGTTCTTCCCATTATTAAAACTTCTTTATTTTCTAAAGCCTTATTTTTTAAAACAAGTAAAAGATCTTCAAGATATTTAAGTAAAATTTCATTTGAATTTTGAATTATTTTATTTTGAGCTGTATCTACAATATCTGTAGATGTTAAACCTAAGTGAATTCATTTTCTTTCAGAATCAAGTGATTCTGAAATTGCTCTTGTAAATGCAACAACGTCATGTTTAGTTTCTGTCTCAAGTTCAAGCATTCTTGACAATTTAACTGAGGCGCTAGTTTTTATTTTATGAAAGTCATTTTTTGGAATAACTCCTAATTCCATTCAAGCTTTTGCAACTTCAATTTCAACATCTAATCAAACTTTAATCTTCTCTTCATCTGACCAAATTTTTTCAATTTCTTCTATACAATAACGTTTAAGCATAATTTTCTCCTTTAAAATAAATGTTCAAGAACTACTGTTTGATTTCTGTCTGGACCAACAGAAAATCCTGTAATTTTAATTTCACAAATTTTTTCAATTAATTTTAAATAATTTTTTGCTTCATTTGGAAGTTGATCAAATGAGGTAGCATTCGATATATCTTCTGCTCAACCAGGTGTATCAATATAAATTGGTTTACATTGTTCATATTTAAAATTAGTTGCTGGAATAGAGTTTAGTTCCCTACCATTCATTTCATACTTAACACAAATTTTTAATTCATCAATACCTGATAATACATCAAGTAATGTAATAAAAATACAATCTAATCCTGATGTTCTAATTGCATGCTTTAATGCAACTGCATCAATTCAACCAACTCTTCTTGGTCTTTTTGTGTTTGAACCATATTCATGCCCTCTTTCTCTTATTCCATTACCAATTTCATTAATTAATTCTGTTGGAAAAGCGCCTTGGCCAACTCTTGTAGAATAGGCTTTTACTACTCCAATAGTAGTATTTATTAATTTATGACTTATTCCGCTTCCGATTGAAACATTATTAGCAGAAGTATTTGAACTAGTAACGTATGGGTATGTTCCATGATCAATATCTAACAAAGCACCTTGTGCTCCTTCAAAAAGAACTCTTTTTCCTTCTTTGATTGCAGCCTCAATATATGAACCACAATCTATAATGTCTTCTTTAATTAAATTATATGCACTAATTAAGTCATTATACATTTCTTCAAAATTTAACGGTTCTTGATTAAAGACATTTTTTAAAAATTTCATTTGGTAATCATAAACTTCTTTAAATTTTTCTTTAAAATCAGGATCACTCACTTCTCCTAATCTAATTCCAATTCTTGAAACTTTATCTTGGTAGGCTGGTCCAATACCCCTTTTTGTAGTACCTATTTTTTTACTCCCTTTTGCTTCTTCTTGACACTCATCTATTTTTATATGATAAGGAAAGATCAATTGAACTCTATCTGAAATTAATAACTTTCCATGTTCAATACTGCTATTTTTTATAATATTAAATTCTTCAACTAATTTGGTTAAATTAACTACACATCCATTTGCAATTATATTTATAACTCTTTTATTAAAAATTCCAGACGGTATAATTGTGACCTTATGTTTTTTACCATTAAAATTAATAACATGACCAGCATTATCCCCACCAGAAAATCTTACAACAAGATCTGTTTTTTGAGCAAAGTAATCAGTCATTTTTCCTTTACCCTCATCACCTCATTGTGCACCAACTATTACTAATGAATTATATTTTTGCATTTATTTTTCTCCTTAGTTATATTTATTCATTATTTTTAATAAATTTTTATCAACAATAAATTCTTTAATAAATAATGAAATTTTATTTATTTTTTCTTCAATACAAGCAATTTCAGTTTCACTCATTTTTGATAAGACTCAATCAACAATTTTAAAATTATAAGGAGGTATTCCTATTCCAATTTTTAGTCTATTAAAATTTTCTGTTTTAAAATGTTGAATTATATTTTTTATACCGTTATGTCCTCCAGCACTTCCTTTTTCTTTAAATCTAAGTTCTGCAAGTTTTAAATCCTTGTCATCATAAATAACTAAAAAATCTTTAATATTAATTTTATAATAATTCATTATAGCAATAATTGATTCTCCTGATAAATTCATATAAGTTTGAGGTTTTACAAACAAAACTTTTTCATTATTTATATTTGAAAAAAAAATATGTGCTTTGAAATCATCAATTTTTTTTTGAAAACCATATTTTTCAAGTAATTTATCTATTGCAATAAAACCTGCATTATGTCTAGTATAAGAATATTCTTTACCTGGATTACCTAAACCTACAATTAAAATTGGCATTATTCTCAATCCTTTAAATATTTTTGTATACGTTTTTCAATTCCTTCTTTTAAATCATCATAAACAGATGTTAAAGAATCTTTTTTGTAAGATGATAAAATCATATTCGCAAGTAATTGATCCACTGAAATAATTTTTAAACCTTTAAATTTTTTTTCTTCTTCAATATTAATAGTATCTGTAATTACTACTTGTTTAATTATTCCATCTTTCATAGCATTTTCCATTTTTTGTTTTGCATCTCCATTAAATAATCCATGACATGCAATTATATATATTTTATCTGCACCTTGTTCTTTTAATGCTTCTGCACCTTTTATAATTGTTCCACCAGTATCTATCATATCATCAATTATAAAACAAGTTTTTCCTTTGATATCTCCTAAAATAAATTCTACTTCCGCCTTATTCGGTTCTGGCCTTCTTTTTGCAATTACTGCAATACCATTTGTAATATTACCAGTATATTTTTCAATACCATGAACTCTTGTTAATCCTCCATGATCGGGCGATACTAAAATGCAATCTGCTGGATTCATTTTTTCTGAAATAATAGTATCAATTATTTCAGAAGCAACTGTTTGAGCTGTGGAAAAATTGTCTGTTGGAATATTAAAAAACCCCATTATTTGTGTTGAATGTAAATCTACTGTAATTACTCTATTTACTCCTGCTTTTTCAATTAAATTTGCAACAAGTCTTGCAGTAATTGGTTGTCTTCCTTTTGCTTTTCTATCTTGACGTGCATAACCAAAATAAGGAATAACTACATTAATTCTTGCTGCACTTGCTCTTTTAAACGCATCTACTGCAATAAGTAATTCCATTAAATTATCATTTACTGGTTGATTTGTAGACTGAATAATATAAATTTCTTGTCCTCTAACTGAATCAAGTGATTGAACAATCATTTCTCCGTCCAAAAATTTTGAAGTTTGAGCTTGTGACTCACTAACACCTAATAAATCACAAATTTTTTTAGTTAGTGGTTTATTTGATGATAAACCAAAAATTTTTATTTTACTTTTATCCATTTTTTTATCTCCCTATTAATAATAACAAAATTAATATAGTAATTAATTAAGATTAAAACAAAAAACATAATTTAAAGGTATTTTAATATTCTTTATAATGAAATAATTCTATAATTTTTGATTAAATTACTAGAAGCAATAATATAAAAATCATATATAATCACTATTAGAAATTATTTTCTTTTCTGGAGGGTTTTAACAATGGGATTAGTATTTTTTAATGATTTTTCACATGCTAATGGAGGTAAAAAATTATATGATAATACATCAATTAGACTAAATAGAGGTGAACATATAGCTCTTATTGGTCCAAATGGTGCAGGAAAAACAACTTTACTAAACATAATTGCAGGTAAAATGCCTGTAGATAAAGGTGAATTAAAAATTCATTCTAAAACAAAGATTGGCTATCTAGATCAACATCAAGATGTTAATTTAAAAGAAACTGTCGATCAATATTTAAAAGGAGCATTTAATGAATTATTTGAGCTTGAAAAAAGGATGAATAAAATTTATGAAGATATGGTAATTGAATATAATGAGGATTTACTAGTAAAAGCTTTAAAATATCAAGATATCTTAAATTTAAATGATTTTGATTCAATAGATAAAAAAATAGGTAATTTAGTTACAGGTTTAGGAATTGGTCAAGAAAAATTAAATTCTAAAATGGAAGAACTTAGTGGTGGACAAAGAGGAAAAGTAATTTTGGCAAAGTTACTACTAAGTGGAAATGATTTTTTACTACTTGATGAACCGACTAATTTTTTAGATCTTAATCAAGTTGAGTGATTGGCAAAATTTTTAGAAAATTATGAAAAAGCATTTATAATGGTTTCACATGATAATGATTTTATAAATAAAACTTGTGAAATAATTTATGCCTTAGATAATTTAAAATTAACTAGATTTGTTGGGAATTACGATAAATATTTACAAGAGTCAGAACTAAAAAAAGAGCAATATGATAAAGCATTTATTTCTCAACAAAGAGAAATAAAAAAATTAGAAACTTATGTAGCAAAAAATAAAGCAAGAGCTTCTACTGCAAAAAGTGCGCAATCAAGACAAAAAGTATTAGATAAAATGAATGTTATTTCTGAAAGAAAGGATCTAACAAAGCCAAAATTTGCTTTTTCTTATAAGAGGCCTTCAACTAGTGTTATTGTTAGAGCAGAAGAACTTGTTATAGGCTATGATTCACCTCTTTTACATTCACTAAATTTTGAATTAAGAGAAGGTGAAAAATGCATTATAAGTGGTAGAAATGGTATTGGAAAAACAACTTTTTTGAAAACTATGGCTACAGAAATAAGTGCTTTTTCTGGAAAAGTAGAGTTAGGTAATAATGTAGAATATGCTTATTTTAAACAAATTGAAAATGTAAATGGAATTTCAGCAATTCAATATTTTATGAATAAATTCCCAACAATTACAGAATCTGAAGCAAGATCAAAAATTGCTCAATTTGGTGTAAAAAATACACTAATGATGCAACCTATGGAAACTTTATCTGGTGGAGAGCAAACAAGAGTCAGACTTGCTGCCTTGAGTATGATACCATGTAGTCTTTTAGTTCTTGACGAACCAACTAATCATATTGATGTTTTAGCAAAAGAATCTTTATTAGAAGCTATTGAAAATTTTAATGGAACTGTTATATTAACAACTCATGATATAAACTTTTCAACAAATTGAGCAAATAGAACACTTGATTTTACAGATTTAGTGTAAAATAATTTTAATACTTGGAGGTGTTATAATGGGTAATAAACAATTTGATGCAGGTTGTTTTAAATGTGTTGAAGAGATGCAAAAAACAACAAGTGGTGGAGTTGCTTCTAATATACTTGCAAGTAAAATGCAACAAAATCTTGCACAACAAGATTTAAATAGCATTCACTTATGTTCAAAACATTCATAATAAAAACGAACCTTTAAGGTTTGTTTTTATTATTTTTAATAAATGTGGAACCTGAACCACTCATAAAACCCAAATTTGCAAACTTTACTAACTCTGGATATAAGGAAAGTGCAGGAATTGTTAACATATTTTGTTCTTTTCGATTTTTTCAACTTTCTATTTTATCAAATTGACTATAAACAAGTTTTGTGTCTACTTCAATATTTGTAAATATAAGATTTTCTTTTTTAATTATTACTCTTGTTCTTCTTTTATATACCCTATTTCCATATCCTTTTACATAGGCAGTATTGAATTCTTTAATAAAAAAGTAACAGTCCATACCAATTTTTTTTGCAATTTTTTTAAGAATTTTCTTATTATTAGTAAAAGCTTTTGCAACAGAAATTGCATTGCTACTCCCTCCACCAAGACCAGAACCTAATGGAATATTTTTTTTCAAAGTGATAGAGTAAAAATTTTTAATTACTTTATGTTTTCTTAAAATTTCTAAAACTTTGTATATAAAATTTTCAGTTTCTAATTTTTTAATATTACATTTAATTTTGTCCATTTTTAATTTGTTTTTATTAATAACAATCTCATCATATAGATTTTCAACAATTGTAAATAATGATTTTATTTTATGATATTTTCCTTTTAATTTATACACTTTCAAGAACAGATTCACTTTAGCATAACTTTTAATCATTTTTTATTACCATATCAAAAATTTTAATAAAATTATCTATTGAAATATTTTCTGGTCTTAAATTAGAATTTATTTTAAGAGAATCTAATATAAATTGTGCTTTAATTTTATCTAAAGTAAAGTTTGTTAAATTATTTAATATATTTTTTCTTTTATTATTAAAAATTTTTCTCACAAAATTAATAAATTCTTGTGGTTTTCTTACTTTTTGTATATTTAAATCGTTAAAAATTAATGTAACAATTGAAGAATCAACATTTGGTATTGGTTTAAATAAATTTCTACTTACTGTAAATTCATACTTAGGAGTTGCATAAAGTTGAACCGCTATAGATAAATTATTGTAATTATTTTCATTAACCTTTGCGCATATTCTTTTAGCCACTTCTTTTTGAACCATAAAAACAGCTTTATTTAAATATTTTGATAAGTTTAAAGTTTTAAATATAATTGCACTAGTAATATAATAAGGTGTATTTGAAATAATTGAAACATTCTTAATATTATTACTCAATATTAATTTTTCTAAGTCTAACTCTAGTACATCTGAAATAATTAATTCAAAATTAGAATTTAAAATTTTAGACTTAAGTATTTTTTCCATGTCTCTATCAATTTCTATTGCAATTACTTTTGAAAACTTATTACACAATTCTTCTGTTAAAGCTCCTTTTCCCGGACCAATTTCAATGATTAAGTGCTCATATTCTTCACCCAATGTTGAAATAATTTTTTTAATTAAGTTTTTATCTGTTATAAAATTTTGTCCAAATCTTTTTTTTGCATATTCCATACTATTCTCCTAAAATTTTTTTGATTTTCTCAGAATCTAAATTTAATAAATTAATTCATTTAAATAATTTTTTTACATTAATATTTTCACTTCAATTAAAGTTTTTTGCAATTTTTATTCTATTTTCTTTTAAGTGAAAATCGTTATTTAGAAAGTCAAATCAAGAAATTAAAAAATTATTAATATTAAACTTAATTAAATTAGAAAGAGAATTTATAATATCTTCATCATTTGCCTCTGCAATTCCTATTTTTTTTGAATTATTTATATTTTTTTTGTTGATAAACGCATTAAAACATTTAAAATTAAGATACATATTAATGTTATCTCGTATTCTATTTCCAGGTCCGTCTGGATCTGTAAAAACAATTATGCCACGTTTAGCATTAACAGCTTCTATTAATTTTAGAGTTTCATTAGATAAAGCAAGCCCATTAGTTTCTATTGTATCAATATTATTTTTACCAAAAATTTTTTTTAATTTTAAAGTATCGGTGATACCTTCTACTACTACTACTTGTTTTATCTTCATAATAAAAACCTTTCTATTTAATACTAGCATTTAAAAAGCGATTATAGTATAATTATACACGAAGGGTTTTTTTCTTATAGAGGAGGAAATAAAAATGGCATCATGAGACCGTAAAAGAGAATTCGTTGCACTTGACCTAGGAACAGCTAACGTTGTTGCATACCTAGGTGGACAAGGGATCATTTATAATGAACCTTCAACAATGGCATACGATGTACATACAAATACAGTTGTCGCTTCTGGTGAACAAGCATATGAAATGATTGGAAAAACTAACGACGACATTAGAATGGTAGTTCCATTAGTTGATGGGGTTATCGCAGATTTAGATGCAGCAAAAGATTTAATTAAAATAATCTTTTCTCGTATCAAATTATCAGACATCTTAAAAAATGCTTTAGTAGTTCTGGCTTGCCCTTCAGGAGTTACTGAATTAGAAAGAGGAGCATTAAA
This genomic window from Spiroplasma taiwanense CT-1 contains:
- the mnmG gene encoding tRNA uridine-5-carboxymethylaminomethyl(34) synthesis enzyme MnmG, giving the protein MWADIVVVGAGHAGVEAALASARMGKKTILINLYEDKIATMPCNPSIGGPAKGIVVREIDALGGEMAKAADATALQIKLLNSSRGPGIWALRAQSDKIEYSKYMQSKIKSQKNLQLVVDIVKDILLDDKNKIKGVLLESGLIINCFAVVLTTGTYLSSLIHRGQEKFESGPNGEITTKSLSKTFQKLNLKTFRFKTGTPPRVKKSSIDLRKASIEPGTDDKLAFSFSTSKFTPIEKQEVCYLIHSTLETKKIIEDNLSKSAMYSGEIESVGPRYCPSFEDKIVRFNLKERHQIFLEPEAKELDTFYVQGFSTSMPIEIQDKMLRSLPGFENVIVDKWAYAIEYDCIDPQQLKLSLELKMIENLFLAGQINGTSGYEEAAGQGLIAGINAARKLEFKEPLILKRSESYIGVMIDDLINKGVVEPYRLLTSRAENRLTLRNDNSEIRLKKYGYEMGLISEKDYKDFLNFEKQIYDTIELLKTIRFTPKSELAVELKEKDQANLQQGFSAYEILKQPKVEMKIFKKHVKQLNYLSKQQLEILLIMIRFHGYIKKENEMIEKFVKLENKKIPIDINYRNVENIALEARQKLEKVKPVSIGQASRITGVNPADIQMLLFHLKKKYNEV
- the metG gene encoding methionine--tRNA ligase; amino-acid sequence: MKKNFFVTTPIYYPSGKLHIGHAYTTTLADVIARFKKEDGYDVFFLTGSDEHGQKIQQKAKENNLSPKEYVDPIIESFKNLWNLLDISYDRFIRTTDDDHIEAVQKIFSELVEKDLIFLSKYKGKYCISCEEFLTSEQMDDFFIHDVCQNVAIDFSEETYMLRVSKFQKYLQKLFESNFLEPETRKKEMLNNFINNDLEDLSVTRVNFDWGIPINENKRHVIYVWIDALSNYITALGYKTKDDELFKKFWAKDTEILQIIGKEITRFHSIYWPVILNSLNLRMPDKILSHGWILSSSKKMSKSIGNVIDPLEIINNFSSDALRFYIINNLPTDKDGNFSEELFIESFNNNLANNVGNLISRVSNMIIKYFDGLLPVIDISKEKLTKNGFEVIDEYKDLMNKYNFSEAISVVLKFSQELNKFIEDSKPWNLEKENKIEELAKVLSILQRNIIIISYLLKPILVKSYSKMIMQMGLKPDEVNFKSLFKELKFRKITDKLILFERIK
- a CDS encoding phosphoribosyltransferase; this encodes MDTQKLVTLVTEEEIKAAIVKAAADFAKLYENEQLTIVADLSSSFIFIADLIRELPIDVTIQFVTTPIHEEKDKRVKIDLGLKTTLKDKNVLIVNDILFNGNSLSRLYNLVKEEEPKDIKILTLIEKNSKTREFSEDYTTLFKIDDNFVVGYGLTYKESYRGLKGIYSLVIKED
- the purB gene encoding adenylosuccinate lyase; translated protein: MLKRYCIEEIEKIWSDEEKIKVWLDVEIEVAKAWMELGVIPKNDFHKIKTSASVKLSRMLELETETKHDVVAFTRAISESLDSERKWIHLGLTSTDIVDTAQNKIIQNSNEILLKYLEDLLLVLKNKALENKEVLIMGRTHGMYGEPTSLGLKFLLWFDEINRQLERFNLARKQIEVAKISGSMGNYANLEIEIEEKVAKNLNLGIDNISTQVTQRDRHAFLVSIIANIATTLEKMATEIRHFQRSEVQEICEGFDKKQKGSSSMPHKKNPISSENICGLARYVRSFVTTAFENNILWHERDISHSSNERLILPDIYNIIVYVIKRMTNTIDDLVINHENITRHISEQKGIFFSQRILTYILIKYDFSREEIYDFIQECTLECQKTNKEFKEILLEKGILKFISSENELNNLFNLSIFTRNIDKMFRKVMTK
- a CDS encoding adenylosuccinate synthase translates to MQKYNSLVIVGAQWGDEGKGKMTDYFAQKTDLVVRFSGGDNAGHVINFNGKKHKVTIIPSGIFNKRVINIIANGCVVNLTKLVEEFNIIKNSSIEHGKLLISDRVQLIFPYHIKIDECQEEAKGSKKIGTTKRGIGPAYQDKVSRIGIRLGEVSDPDFKEKFKEVYDYQMKFLKNVFNQEPLNFEEMYNDLISAYNLIKEDIIDCGSYIEAAIKEGKRVLFEGAQGALLDIDHGTYPYVTSSNTSANNVSIGSGISHKLINTTIGVVKAYSTRVGQGAFPTELINEIGNGIRERGHEYGSNTKRPRRVGWIDAVALKHAIRTSGLDCIFITLLDVLSGIDELKICVKYEMNGRELNSIPATNFKYEQCKPIYIDTPGWAEDISNATSFDQLPNEAKNYLKLIEKICEIKITGFSVGPDRNQTVVLEHLF
- the pth gene encoding aminoacyl-tRNA hydrolase, producing the protein MPILIVGLGNPGKEYSYTRHNAGFIAIDKLLEKYGFQKKIDDFKAHIFFSNINNEKVLFVKPQTYMNLSGESIIAIMNYYKINIKDFLVIYDDKDLKLAELRFKEKGSAGGHNGIKNIIQHFKTENFNRLKIGIGIPPYNFKIVDWVLSKMSETEIACIEEKINKISLFIKEFIVDKNLLKIMNKYN
- a CDS encoding ribose-phosphate diphosphokinase, producing MDKSKIKIFGLSSNKPLTKKICDLLGVSESQAQTSKFLDGEMIVQSLDSVRGQEIYIIQSTNQPVNDNLMELLIAVDAFKRASAARINVVIPYFGYARQDRKAKGRQPITARLVANLIEKAGVNRVITVDLHSTQIMGFFNIPTDNFSTAQTVASEIIDTIISEKMNPADCILVSPDHGGLTRVHGIEKYTGNITNGIAVIAKRRPEPNKAEVEFILGDIKGKTCFIIDDMIDTGGTIIKGAEALKEQGADKIYIIACHGLFNGDAKQKMENAMKDGIIKQVVITDTINIEEEKKFKGLKIISVDQLLANMILSSYKKDSLTSVYDDLKEGIEKRIQKYLKDWE
- a CDS encoding ABC-F family ATP-binding cassette domain-containing protein, which produces MGLVFFNDFSHANGGKKLYDNTSIRLNRGEHIALIGPNGAGKTTLLNIIAGKMPVDKGELKIHSKTKIGYLDQHQDVNLKETVDQYLKGAFNELFELEKRMNKIYEDMVIEYNEDLLVKALKYQDILNLNDFDSIDKKIGNLVTGLGIGQEKLNSKMEELSGGQRGKVILAKLLLSGNDFLLLDEPTNFLDLNQVEWLAKFLENYEKAFIMVSHDNDFINKTCEIIYALDNLKLTRFVGNYDKYLQESELKKEQYDKAFISQQREIKKLETYVAKNKARASTAKSAQSRQKVLDKMNVISERKDLTKPKFAFSYKRPSTSVIVRAEELVIGYDSPLLHSLNFELREGEKCIISGRNGIGKTTFLKTMATEISAFSGKVELGNNVEYAYFKQIENVNGISAIQYFMNKFPTITESEARSKIAQFGVKNTLMMQPMETLSGGEQTRVRLAALSMIPCSLLVLDEPTNHIDVLAKESLLEAIENFNGTVILTTHDINFSTNWANRTLDFTDLV
- a CDS encoding GHMP family kinase ATP-binding protein, which codes for MYKLKGKYHKIKSLFTIVENLYDEIVINKNKLKMDKIKCNIKKLETENFIYKVLEILRKHKVIKNFYSITLKKNIPLGSGLGGGSSNAISVAKAFTNNKKILKKIAKKIGMDCYFFIKEFNTAYVKGYGNRVYKRRTRVIIKKENLIFTNIEVDTKLVYSQFDKIESWKNRKEQNMLTIPALSLYPELVKFANLGFMSGSGSTFIKNNKNKP
- the rsmA gene encoding 16S rRNA (adenine(1518)-N(6)/adenine(1519)-N(6))-dimethyltransferase RsmA; amino-acid sequence: MEYAKKRFGQNFITDKNLIKKIISTLGEEYEHLIIEIGPGKGALTEELCNKFSKVIAIEIDRDMEKILKSKILNSNFELIISDVLELDLEKLILSNNIKNVSIISNTPYYITSAIIFKTLNLSKYLNKAVFMVQKEVAKRICAKVNENNYNNLSIAVQLYATPKYEFTVSRNLFKPIPNVDSSIVTLIFNDLNIQKVRKPQEFINFVRKIFNNKRKNILNNLTNFTLDKIKAQFILDSLKINSNLRPENISIDNFIKIFDMVIKND